The sequence TGCTTAGCATCGTTTTAAACACGTTGTATCACTCAAAAGTTGACCAAACACAAAAAATATTCTAAACCGCAGTTGTTATTGTTAACACGCACCTATAGGGGAAAGTGATGAAAGAAGTAAGAACCATTAAGCGTTACCAGAACAGAAAACTTTATGACACTCATCAGAGCTGTTATGTTACTTTGGAAGAAATTGCTCAAATTATCAGAGAAGGTAATGAAATCCAAGTTATCGACAACAAAACTAAGAATGACATCACTTACATGACTCAAATTCAGTTACTTTTTGATCAAGAAAAAAAGTCAACTAAAGCAGGTGATGTTGAGCTACTTAAGAGAGTTATTCGTTCAGAAGAAGGAACTTTCACTGGCCATATTAGAGCATTAGAAGCTGAACTTCGTGGAGAAGATTCAAGTGCAGCTACTGAGCAAAATGATGGTTTTCAGAATTTTATGCAGCAAACAGAAAACAATGCATTATCTTCTGAGATTGCGCCAACTCTCAACTAATTATACAATCGTATTAATGAATAAACATAACCAACTGGCCTAAAAAGGTCCGTTGGTTTTGTTTTTATAAAGTTTTAGAAATGGATTTTT is a genomic window of Halobacteriovoraceae bacterium containing:
- a CDS encoding polyhydroxyalkanoate synthesis regulator DNA-binding domain-containing protein is translated as MKEVRTIKRYQNRKLYDTHQSCYVTLEEIAQIIREGNEIQVIDNKTKNDITYMTQIQLLFDQEKKSTKAGDVELLKRVIRSEEGTFTGHIRALEAELRGEDSSAATEQNDGFQNFMQQTENNALSSEIAPTLN